A single genomic interval of Pyrus communis chromosome 7, drPyrComm1.1, whole genome shotgun sequence harbors:
- the LOC137741161 gene encoding transcription factor MYB4-like yields MVRTPCRDENGMKKGTWTPEEDRKLIAYVTRYGCWNWRQLPKFAGLSRCGKSCRLRWMNYLRPNIKRGNYSKEEEETIVKLHEKLGNRWSAIAAQLPGRTDNEIKNHWHTNLKKRTNKKQCNSSFSSSATNTEETPSSSNLEAAVDQPIKKAIFPNAESTTALQVTQKSDDRVDNSSQLSSSPQLSSSEVSSMSADDNWVNFVEDFNLSSMEAYADNQFIDDFWTEPFLADNSYIPSGFYTPLMDSEFLYPLF; encoded by the exons ATGGTTAGAACTCCTTGCCGTGATGAAAATGGAATGAAGAAAGGTACGTGGACACCTGAGGAAGACAGGAAGCTAATTGCTTATGTCACTAGGTATGGCTGCTGGAATTGGCGCCAACTTCCCAAATTTGCAG GTCTGTCAAGGTGCGGGAAGAGTTGCAGACTGCGGTGGATGAATTATTTGAGGCCAAACATCAAGAGAGGAAACTACagcaaagaagaagaggaaactaTCGTCAAATTACACGAAAAATTGGGGAATAG ATGGTCTGCTATAGCAGCTCAGCTACCAGGAAGAACGGACAACGAGATCAAAAATCACTGGCATACAAACCTCAAGAAACGCACGAATAAAAAACAGTGCAACTCATCATTTTCATCATCAGCCACAAATACTGAAGAAACTCCCAGTTCCTCAAACCTAGAAGCAGCAGTGGATCAACCAATTAAGAAAGCTATTTTTCCAAATGCAGAAAGTACCACTGCCCTCCAAGTAACCCAAAAAAGTGATGATCGTGTTGATAATAGCTCCCAACTTTCATCGTCTCCACAACTGTCATCGAGTGAAGTCTCGTCCATGAGTGCAGATGATAATTGGGTTAATTTTGTGGAAGACTTTAATCTTAGTTCCATGGAAGCATATGCAGACAATCAGTTCATCGATGATTTCTGGACCGAGCCATTTTTGGCTGATAATTCCTACATTCCAAGTGGGTTTTACACGCCCTTGATGGATTCCGAGTTTTTGTATCCACTATTTTGA